A stretch of DNA from Syntrophomonadaceae bacterium:
TGCTCGGAAGATACTGCTTTCAAAGCTTGAGGGTGACTCAAGCTGGAAAAACGGAAAAAAAGCCGAAACGGAGGTGGCGGGCAGTGAGTAATTTTATTTCAAACACCGCCCTTGAAGCACGGAGGGCAATATACAAAAAAGGTGTGCGGGTTCAATTGGTATCAATGAACGACCCCTACACCAAGCTAAAGCCTGGCGACCTCGGCACGGTAGACTTCGTGGACGACACTGGCACGGTTTTCATAATCTGGGACAGCGGCTCCCACCTCGGCGTAGTTTTTGGTGAAGACGAAATACGGTTGCTTTCCAAAGCCGAAGTCATAAAAGAGCAATGCCGAAAAGTGGCGGCTACGGGACGCACGAACATGTTTGACACGAAGGCGGTATTCGAGATTGCAATTGAGAGGGGCTTCACCGAATTGGCGGATTTCATTTTCATGAACACCAAGCGGTATTCAACTCTAATTTTGACGGGGGAACTGGACTATGTGGAGTGAAGGGATAATCGCCTGCCTGACGACGGGCAACAAGTACAAATACTGGGTCAAGCATTTTGAGGACGGCTCCCAGTTTGGTATCGACGGCGGCAAGGTCAGCAAACTGACCATCCGCAAGTTTGGCGAAACCCGTGACCTCTGCAACTACGACAGGGGTTGGGACATCGAACCCACCGACGAGGTGAAGGCGGTCTACGCTATTATCATGCAAACGTACAACTAACCACGGAAACAACCGAGGACAGCTACCCCGCAAGGGGCTGTCTCTCGTACAGATAGATTTTGAAGGCTTCTTTTGAGGTCTTTTTATTTTGCGCGGAAGGAGAATGTCGATGCCCGAATTTACATACAAACCCACACCGCTGATGCTCCCAACCAGCCGCTACGACGAGCGGCGGGCGGACTTTGCGGTTAATTTTATATCTATGCTCAAGCACACCACGGGCGAGTGGTACGGGAAGCCGTTCCGACTGATGCCGTGGCAAGAGCAAATTATAAGGGATATTTTTGGCATCGTCGGAGAGGACGGTTATCGGCAGTTCCGCACGGCGTATGTCGAGGTCGGTAAGAAAAACGGCAAGTCCGAACTGGCTGCGGCAATCGCCCTCTACCTCCTGTTCGCCGATGGTGAAGCGGGCGCGGAGGTCTATTCCTGCGCCGCCGACA
This window harbors:
- a CDS encoding DUF4314 domain-containing protein, which gives rise to MALKIPNTPCGASFSPSASSVTNTKLLGRYCFQSLRVTQAGKTEKKPKRRWRAVSNFISNTALEARRAIYKKGVRVQLVSMNDPYTKLKPGDLGTVDFVDDTGTVFIIWDSGSHLGVVFGEDEIRLLSKAEVIKEQCRKVAATGRTNMFDTKAVFEIAIERGFTELADFIFMNTKRYSTLILTGELDYVE
- a CDS encoding terminase large subunit, with protein sequence MSMPEFTYKPTPLMLPTSRYDERRADFAVNFISMLKHTTGEWYGKPFRLMPWQEQIIRDIFGIVGEDGYRQFRTAYVEVGKKNGKSELAAAIALYLLFADGEAGAEVYSCAADINQASIVFNTAKAMVEQCGDLARLSKLVPSTKRIIFPHTNSFYRVLSSETKSKQGFNVSGLIFDELFAQQTRELFDT